Proteins found in one Triticum aestivum cultivar Chinese Spring chromosome 4D, IWGSC CS RefSeq v2.1, whole genome shotgun sequence genomic segment:
- the LOC123098277 gene encoding SNAP25 homologous protein SNAP33, whose amino-acid sequence MSVSMNMRQNSVSTPIRRTTNPFDSDSDSEVPSRPSRAQSAPTQHTNQSVQELEDYTLRKAEETSSKANDCVRAAEAIREDATQILLTLHRQGEQITHTHRVAADIEHDLTMSEKLLGSLGGLFSKTWRPKRNQHIKGPVSQNSSFKSTSNQMEQRQNLGIGSRPQQSPSSAHSAPATAMDKIKAEKARQDDAFADLSNMLGNLKDMALDMGTEIDRQNKSLDTFSDDVDELNFRVKGANQRGRRLLGK is encoded by the exons ATGTCAGTATCAATGAATATGAGGCAAAACTCAGTCAGCACTCCTATCCGTAGGACGACAAATCCCTTTGATTCTGACTCTGATTCTGAAGTACCCTCAAGACCATCAAGGGCACAATCAGCTCCAACGCAGCACACCAATCAATCTGTGCAAGAATTGGAAGATTACACTCTACGTAAAGCAGAAGAAACCTCAAGCAAAGCAAATGATTGTGTTAGGGCAGCCGAAGCTATTAGGGAAGATGCGACACAAATCCTTCTGACTTTGCATCGACAAGGTGAACAGATCACTCACACTCATCGAGTAGCGGCTGACATCGAGCACGACCTTACCATG AGTGAGAAGCTTTTGGGAAGTCTAGGAGGACTATTTTCGAAGACATGGAGGCCAAAGAGAAATCAACATATAAAAGGCCCTGTTTCACAGA ATAGTTCTTTTAAGAGTACATCGAACCAAATGGAGCAGAGGCAGAATCTTGGTATTGGCTCAAGACCTCAACAATCTCCCAGTTCTGCACATAGTGCGCCTGCAACTGCAATGGACAAAATTAAG GCTGAGAAAGCAAGGCAGGACGATGCATTTGCAGACTTGAGTAACATGTTGGGAAACCTGAAGGATATGGCACTGGATATGGGTACAGAAATCGATAG GCAAAACAAATCACTGGATACTTTCAGCGACGACGTTGATGAGCTGAACTTCAGAGTCAAAGGTGCGAACCAACGGGGACGTCGGTTGCTTGGGAAGTGA
- the LOC123100157 gene encoding B3 domain-containing protein Os03g0212300: protein MDGVEGFQFFQIILENSSSRLRLPDKFTRVLLDGGKPQEVKLREADHGRRFWDAKVVLDADGHMYLGRGWEQFARAHDLRLGYFLVFSFDGDAVLTVKVFDVSMCRRHYQHDDDGSTSSGSSSDGDSGSEDGSSNGDGGGNSSSMAVMGIDDGPASLFTVMLRECNLGVRQKQYLNVPVEFQNAHGYAERSKVELRMRGKSWFVNLKHSPRSRGRPRASLRYGWHQFCVDNGLGVGDTCFFRALGEGSAGEVHLLKVEVRKRDGSFLV, encoded by the exons ATGGACGGCGTGGAAGGTTTTCAGTTCTTCCAGATCATACTTGAGAACTCCTCCAGCAGGCTG aggctgcctgacaagttTACGAGGGTGCTGCTAGACGGCGGCAAGCCCCAGGAAGTGAAGCTGCGGGAAGCCGACCACGGGCGTCGCTTCTGGGACGCGAAGGTGGTGCTGGAcgccgacggccacatgtacctagggCGCGGCTGGGAGCAGTTCGCCCGTGCGCACGACCTGCGGCTCGGCTACTTCCTGGTCTTCAGCTTCGACGGCGACGCCGTGCTCACCGTCAAGGTGTTCGACGTGAGCATGTGCCGCAGGCACTACCAGCACGATGACGATGGCAGTACCA GCAGTGGGAGCAGCAGCGACGGCGACAGTGGCAGCGAAGATGGCAGCAgcaacggcgacggtggcggcaACAGCAGCAGCATGGCGGTGATGGGGATCGACGACGGGCCGGCGTCGCTGTTCACCGTCATGCTGAGGGAGTGCAACCTGGGCGTGAGGCAGAAGCAGTACCTG AACGTGCCGGTGGAGTTCCAGAACGCGCACGGGTACGCGGAGAGGAGCAAGGTGGAGCTGCGGATGCGCGGCAAGTCGTGGTTCGTGAACCTGAAGCACAGCCCCCGGAGCCGTGGCAGGCCCCGCGCGTCGCTCCGGTACGGGTGGCACCAGTTCTGCGTCGACAACGGCCTCGGCGTCGGCGACACCTGCTTCTTCCGAGCTCTCGGCGAAGGCAGCGCCGGCGAGGTCCACCTTCTCAAGGTGGAGGTGAGGAAGCGAGACGGCAGCTTCCTGGTCTGA